ccatttcaagggcatgtcctcttcaagtattttgacatatccaaactgatccatgatacctggtatgtgatatataggcccaacaccatagtaggagaaacatgtccatatcatgatgcttgcaccaccatgcttcactatcttcactgtgaactgtggcttgaattcagagtttgggggtcgtctcacaaactgtctgcagcccttggacccaaaaagaacagttttactctcatcagtccacataatattcctccatttctctttaggccagttgatgtgttctttggcaaattgtaacctcttctgcacgtcttatttaacagagggactttgcagaggattcttgcaaataaattagcttcacacaggcgtcttctgactgtcacagcacttacaggtaactccagactgtctttgatcatcctggagctgatcaatgggtgagcctttgccattctggttattcttctatccattttgatggttgttttctgttttcttccatgcgtctctgtttttttgtccattttaaagcaatggagatcattgtagatgaacagcctataattttttgcacctgcgtataggttttcccctctctaatcaactttttaatcaaactacgctgttcttctgaacaatgtcttgaacgtcccattttcttcaggctttcaaagagaaaaggatgttcaacaggtgcttaaataggggacacctgattcacacctgtttgttccacaaaactgacaaactcactgactgaatgccacactactattactgtgaacacccccttttctactttttttttttttactaatagcccaatttcatagccttaagagtgtgcatatcatgaattcttggtcttgttggatttgtgagaatctactggtaccttgtttcccatgtaaccgtaagaaatatactcaaaacctggattaatctttttagtcacataacactactattattctgaacactactgtatttccacatgaggatagCAAGCAAACACGCGCGTGTGTCCGTCAAAAAacgtacgtgttctgcagctttgACGTCCAGGAACAgagacagccagccacgccccctgtccattcagcgcacagaccaaggtgtcactctgtgatcagatgagaggcgcctcaccTATGGACGGCGTGCAAACCACATGCACGCCATGTGTTCTGGGgagagttgtagcaacaggtgtacgaagcattggaggcagctacgattttacacatattgcatacgattcctgcttcatgcgcaatttgaccacattcgtactatgtgtgaaggggcccttaatggggTACACCTGTATGTGCCGCGTTCTGGTTTACTTGATGTGTACGATAAAGCACCATTAGGCTTCTGTATGAACACATTCATGGAATTTTACTTTTGCGTTTCACTACTGTTGAACTTATGGTCAGAGTGACACTTGTGGTTGACAGATTTCCAGTGTTCACAAAATTGTCAGACATTTCCATGTGGAAACTACAATTCCCCACTTGTCGCTACACAAGCTTGAGAGAAAATCCTTCACATGGCTCAGAAAAATGGAAAGCCTTGCTATAGAGAGGATTTGGAATGACACTGGGCTGGAAAAACAGAAGCAAATTTAAGACACTCTGGAAACATCATATCAGGGAAAACAAATGTTCCACAACTATCctgctaaataataataataaaaaatctgaGTGACTGTCATGCAATCTAGTGTTCACTTGGCCTTACTGAGCTGCAGTACCACTCCCAACTTACTTGTTTTTCATCTTTTTCTTTCGGGGAGAATCCTCATCACAGCCTTTTCTTCCTCGTCCCCTGGATCCCCGTTTCTCTTTCAGACTCTTGGATTCACCTTCTTCAATATATTCACAGGTGTGCATCAGTAAAAATCAATGTGTTTTTCTCAGTCATCCTACAGGGCTTGGGAATAAAACTTTGCCCAACTTACTCTTTAATCCCCTTCCATCTGTACTTTCATAGCCACTCACTTCCAGCTTCTCCTTTAGTTCATTCTCAAATCGTGCCAGGTCTGCATCCAGTCTACGGATGTGTTTGTCCACCTGTAGTCAAAAGATTTAAATTTACTTGCCTTGACTTTAGATAAACCAGCAATTATGCAAGTTTCAAAATGGTAAAatacatgttttaaaaaaaatgtattattagAAGCTATAGCTGGGTGGTATGGATTAAAATTCATATGGCTGTATAATTTGAAGCAAAGATGTAACAatatatacagtgccctccaaaagtatcgaCCCCCTTGGTATTccccacattttaatttgtttataccatttcaaatacaaaaaagaccaaaaaaatgatgttccttaaactcaaagtaaatctctacaacttggcttacgtaaattaattaaaaatataaaagccaagatggtgggttgcacaagtaattggccgctttggtataatacgtGAAAATAACCAGTTTcattgctagttttcttcagacaaatcaggggatggatacatgcacattttcaagtcactgaatatgttttggactttatttacatcagttatgaagaaaaacaaacagtatggcactctatggtaaatctttgtggagtagacagttctcaaaaactgagtaactgtgcaagaaggagaagagtgaggaaagccgccaagacacccagacaacccagaatgaagttacaggcttctctggctgtgattggagaaattgtgcacagtgcatgttttgcattttgtatccccaattatacagcttcatgatgaagtggtacagaggaggattttattaaaaagaagaccgtaAAATTCagcaacaatttgccagaaggaacATCTGAGATAAAAGCCTAGCTCTAATGTTTTGTtgaaataaaatcctcctctataccatgcTGTGCCACTGTGCTGCTTAAATGGCAGCACCAGTGGCTAGCATtggtgcatcacagcaagaaggttgtgggatcacttcccgtcctttctgtgcggagtttggATGTGTGGGTTTTGtctcacaatcaaaaacatgctaatttagagtctgttcctttctctgcccctgaccaaggcagcatctctacatcctgagttggtccccaggtgccagAATGTGGCTGGTCACTActcttagtggttggattgtgtccagcTATAatgaggatgggttaaatgcagaggacaagtttcgttgtatgtatgcgtaatatgtacaatgacaatgaagactattttattctattctaaAGTGAATCAGAGACAATATTGAATTTAACAGTTAATCATTACAAAAAATGTCTTGATATGGCTATTTTTACAAACAAAGCATCATGGTTCTAGCTTTTGATTTGAGTCAATGATGTCATTAACAGGAGCTATCGCAGTTACAAACCAGTGAAACTTAAAATTCCAAAATGGTCAGCATGCCAGACCTCAAGACACTACTATACAATCCTATAAACAAATTATGTTGTGTTTTAGACCCACCATTTCGTAGGTCTGCATAGCAAGCTGGACTTTGTCGTCACTGAACTCTTTGCACTTGCTGTAGGCATTTTGGATCTTCTGCAGATGTTCCACCCTCTGCTCTGATGCCAAGTTTTTCACATTAGCTATGTACTCGTCAGCCAGTCTATCAATCTCTCCTTTCTTttctgtacaacataaatatggtAATGTTGATAAATGCAGGAAAATGGAAGcacaaaaataacactgacaacTATAAATAGTGAATgatattttaaattaaaaaaagtaaGTGTTCACACCTTCAGTCCTGTTGTCCAGGTCTCGCATCAAAGTAAAGTTTCTCTGTAGTTCACATGGAAGATTCTCAATACCTATAAaacacacagaaaggaacagaaATCAAGACATTTACTTTTGTACATTTCACCCGATGTTAAAGGTCAAACAGTTTCACTGCCTCAAACACAGGATATGTTCATCAAATTAGTAACTCAGTGGAGTGCTCTCCATTGGCTGTTTTGTTCTCAAAAACACATTTGACACAAAAAATAATCATGGATAAGGCAGTAATGATAGTTCTTCTGGCACACTACTGTATCTCACAGTTGGAATGTCAAGGTATAGTCTCATAGGTACAACAAGGAAGAACCACTAgatacctgaaccacctcaactggctcctttcgatgcaatGAAGTAGCAGTTCTACTTCCAAGTCCCTTCCgcatattcaagcttctcaccctgtcccagagTGTAAGACCAGATGCCCAACAGAGGAACCTCATCTCTGTCGCTTGCATTTACGACCTTATTATTTTGgtaattacccaaagttcatgaccattagTGAGGAGAAGAAACtgactggtaaatcaagagcctCGACTTCTGGCTCAGCTACTTTTAACCCTGGCAGTCCAGTACAGCGTCCACAGGACCTCAGATGCAGCTAAAGTTAGTctgtcaatctcacactccatcttacCCCCACTCACAAAAAAGACCCGGTGTCACAGTCTGATCAGTCCCCCCATTCAAtcagtcccccctgccttcactgcacattcgccctattgacgtatcccataatcccttttgcaccagagagtcactgcagtcaaacaacatagagaatccacatgatgacaattgtaaatacatattatactacaaaaatgtaattttttatgcttttcgtcactttAATAAGatactgctgcatgataccctgaaaatttgctaaaacaattataacaatccatgtctgctacgtttaatctacgtggaatttaataaacgcaaactgaatttcagacatattatatatattagtctggaacaaagagggcaaacagtgttgtaaagaacaataatcaagacgttaaagagcaaacttcactttcccccagaacgacatgatcaggaagcgagcggagctcacagcagctcccattgaaaataacggagagccagcctgtgattctcgcatgtttacataaaataaacgcaataacaacgtctaaaaacccagagaatatattcatgagagttttaagcacaatataaaaatagttttatgttgcgatggtaATGGTGTTGTCCTTGTGCAGCGGTTATAGTGCAgctcgatcagagcgtctcaatgcagttctcaatgttactgagatctcgcaacgCGACgaactcttcgaagttttgcgggatttataacgtcaatagggcgaatgcgtcatttcggagtgtcagcagagattcaccgattatcacctcgtttctgcttaaaactgcactccagtcatcatttatctctgCAACAGacctctgaagcttttgtacaacaatcatttccacacaaattcagcattatttcataataaaagacggggaccGATCAGACGTGACACCAGCTCGTAGTCTCACTCTCtgcgtctgactctctacacccaaactgatcaaagggaataatgtgaataTTATAACCATGAGATgaaaaattaaaacctcttaaatcatattCTAAAGTCCATTGTAAGTGGAAACAAGACGATAATTGGTTAAGCGCTGCggccgctctgaaatgacgcatgcgcagtgaaggcaaggggaCTGATCAGACCATGACAAcggagatacttgaactcctccaatTGGGGCATTAatgctcccctgacccagagggggcaatccacccttttccagaGGAGAAAGGTCTGAGAGTTGAAGGTGATGAccctcatcccagtcgcttcacactcagcctcaaacgtGCTCTATTGTTTTTGATGTATTCTCTTCAAAAGTCGGTTGAGATGGACTAACTTAATTACTCAGCATCTTTTTCTATTACACACAGTTTCCAGCACAGGAAAATGatatcaaaaataaaaaccacataaTATCTCTGCTCCTCGCTGACAGTTTTCCCTCGTTCACATTATGTGTGACGTAATTCTGATACTCCGCCTTACGTGTAATTGCGGGAAACGTGGTTATGTCCAACTAACACGTGGTGTTTTCAACAATaccattttaaaaaatatatgaaaacagaAACATCCAGCAGTAACTCCACTTGGCCCAAACAGGATTTGAGTTCCATTTCCAAAATCAGGTGTTTCATAATATAGTAAACAGAACCGAAAGCAACTACAGTGAGGGGCTGTCAGTCAGATAATGTGGAGTTTCACTCGGTGGAGTCTTATTGTGTTTTTCTGGGGCACGATTGTATAATTTTATTTGTTCAGAACATAACTAACCTAAAGCGAAGCTAACTAGTTAGCAGGCGACCTGACAACTAGTCATGCGCAGCAGCGTTCTTCGTCAATACCAAAACAAAGGGACAAAGGTCTTCAGTATAATCAAATAAATAGCGTAGCAGACTTTAAAATCAACTCAGTGGATACTCACTGTCCAGGTAATGTTCCAAATATATTGCCGTCGCCATTTTAGGTTAGCTAGCTGTGCGTTAGCCTCCTTAGCGTTCAAACTCAGCCGGTGCGCTTGTTTTGTCAAACGGGGTTATCCGTCCAAAGGTCCCATCGGCGTACTGTAGTagtgttgttattttttttaacctccgTGTTCCTAAAATACTCAAGTGACCCAAAACAGCTAATGTTTGAATTTCATTAAATGATATTTAATAGCTGATGAATGACGTTAAACAATCCAAAGTACACCAAAATAGAggcgggcggatcgatcctaatatcgataatatcgataccaatgctggtattgatattgaacgatcctcatgtaaaaagatcgataatcttttttctctcctgcacgcactgactgctgcgcacgcagattcatcaaagtctactcgctgtctgtaagagcagcactgcgctgtcacacaacacatAGCAGCGCACCCCTCTACTTCAGGagattttattttgtgttgagtgatatcttttaaacaaaaatgttgattgtgataatgtattttgttgtcacgtacaatgtttggcg
The nucleotide sequence above comes from Thalassophryne amazonica chromosome 10, fThaAma1.1, whole genome shotgun sequence. Encoded proteins:
- the ing5a gene encoding inhibitor of growth protein 5a, giving the protein MATAIYLEHYLDSIENLPCELQRNFTLMRDLDNRTEEKKGEIDRLADEYIANVKNLASEQRVEHLQKIQNAYSKCKEFSDDKVQLAMQTYEMVDKHIRRLDADLARFENELKEKLEVSGYESTDGRGLKKGESKSLKEKRGSRGRGRKGCDEDSPRKKKMKNNTDLGDALLPMQPSDVLDMPVDPNEPTYCLCHQVSYGEMIGCDNPDCPIEWFHFACVDLTTKPKGKWFCPRCTQDRKKK